In Salminus brasiliensis chromosome 24, fSalBra1.hap2, whole genome shotgun sequence, one genomic interval encodes:
- the LOC140546904 gene encoding LOW QUALITY PROTEIN: uncharacterized protein (The sequence of the model RefSeq protein was modified relative to this genomic sequence to represent the inferred CDS: substituted 1 base at 1 genomic stop codon), whose amino-acid sequence MALKSSDTQQTSSDIPHTDPSPELIEENADNDRIHHCAECGKTFTGRYNLQRHQRIHTGEKPYQCSECGNSFHEESHLQVHQHIHEVKKPYQCSDCGKSFAVRSRLRVHRRIHTGEKPYYCSECGKSFHQQVHLQVHQRVHTGEKPYRCSDCGKSFTVPSSLHLHQRTHTGEKPYYCSDCGKSFTVYSNLQIHQRIHTGEKPYYCSECGKSFHQQSNLQVHQRVHTGEKPYQCTDCGKSFTDRRNLQIHQRVHTGEKPFQCSDCGKSFTDRRHLQVHQRVHTGEKPYHCTDCGKSFTVHSHLQRHKRIHTGEKPYYCSDCGRNFRESGTLKRHLRRHTKKKAERGQTGLYLHQHIHTGGKPYXRSDCEKNAGKDRTVPRPQQIHTGEKPYQCLECGKTFTARRNLKAHKRIHTGEKPYQCSDCGKSFTAYNNLKTHKLIHTGEKPYECSECGKTFAALRNLKAHQLTHTEVKPYLCSECGKSFCSRVNLQGHLHTHTGEKPYQCPVCGKTFAARRNLQTHKRIHTGEKPHQCSECGKKFYQQSRLRRHQRTHTGEKPYYCSECGNSFFQHSHLQRHQRIHTGERPFHCSDCGKNFSDLRDLLTHQRIHTGEKPYQCSDCGKSFYQKNHLKVHQRIHTGEKPHQCSQCGKRFNEKSSLTVHWRIHIGDKPYFCSECGKSFTQQSHLQKHQLSHTGEKPYSCSECGKSFTAQSRLRIHQRIHTGEKPFNCSECGKTFRHSGGLKAHQCLLTGEKAWGQLSE is encoded by the exons ATGGCACTCAAAAGCTCTGATACTCAGCAAACTTCATCTGATATTCCCCACACTGACCCATCTCCTGAATTAATAGAGGAAAATGCAGACAACGACAGAATTCACCACTGCGCTGAATGTGGAAAGACTTTCACCGGTCGATATAACCTCCAGAGacatcagcgcattcacactggagagaaaccgtatcagtgCTCCGAGTGTGGAAATAGTTTTCACGAAGAAAGTCATCTCCAAGTACACCAGCACATTCACGAAGTAAAGAAACCCTATCAGTGCTCAGACTGCGGGAAGAGTTTTGCTGTACGGAGTCGGCTGCGGGTACACCGGCGCATTCACAccggagagaaaccgtattactgctcagagtgtgggaagagctttCACCAGCAAGTTCACCTCCAAGTTCACCAGCGCGTTCACAccggagagaaaccgtatcgatgctcagactgtgggaagagctttACTGTACCGAGTAGCCTTCATCTACACCAGCGcactcacacaggagagaaaccgtattactgctcagactgtgggaagagttttaccgTGTATAGTAATCTCCAgatacaccagcgcattcacacgggagagaaaccgtattactgctcagagtgtgggaagagctttCATCAACAAAGTAATCTGCAAGTGCACCAGCGCGTTCACACGGGAGAGAAACCGTACCAGTGTACAGACTGCGGGAAAAGTTTTACTGACCGCCGCAATCTCCAAATCCACCAGCgcgttcacactggagagaaaccgtttCAGTGCTCAGACTGCGGAAAAAGCTTTACTGACCGACGCCATCTCCAAGTACACCAGCGCGTTCACACCGGCGAGAAACCCTATCACTGTACAGACTGCGGAAAAAGCTTCACGGTACACAGTCACCTCCAGAGACAcaagcgcattcacacaggagagaaaccgtattacTGTTCAGACTGTGGGAGGAATTTCAGAGAGAGCGGTACACTCAAAAGACATCTTCGGCGCCatacaaaaaagaaagctgaacGGGGGCAGACAGG CCTTTATCTACACCAGCACATTCACACAGGCGGGAAACCATATTAgcgctcagactgtgagaaga ATGCAGGCAAAGACAGAACTGTCCCTAGGCCCCAGCaaattcacacaggagagaagccatacCAGTGTTTAGAGTGTGGGAAGACTTTTACGGCTCGCCGTAATCTCAAAGCACAtaagcgcattcacacaggagagaaaccgtatcagtgctcagactgtgggaaaagTTTTACTGCTTACAATAATCTCAAAACGCACAAGCTCATTCACACGGGGGAGAAACCATATGAGTGTTCAGAATGTGGGAAGACTTTTGCTGCTCTCCGTAATCTCAAAGCCCACCAGCTCACTCACACAGAAGTGAAACCGTATCTTTGTTCAGAGTGTGGAAAAAGTTTTTGCTCCCGAGTTAATCTGCAAGGACAcctgcacactcacacaggagagaaaccgtatcagtgCCCAGTGTGTGGGAAGACTTTTGCTGCGCGCCGTAATCTCCAAACACAcaagcgcattcacacaggagagaaaccgcatcagtgttcagagtgtgggaagaaaTTTTATCAACAGAGTCGTCTCCGACGACACCAGCGCACTCACAcgggagagaaaccgtattactgctcagagtgtggaaatAGTTTTTTTCAGCATAGTCATCTCCAAAGGCACCAAcgtattcacacaggagagaggcCATTTCActgttcagactgtgggaagaatTTTTCTGATTTGCGGGATCTTCTGACACACCAACGCATTCACAcgggagagaaaccatatcagtgctcagactgtgggaagagtttttaTCAAAAGAACCATCTCAAagtacaccagcgcattcacacaggagagaaaccgcaTCAGTGTTCACAGTGTGGAAAGAGATTTAATGAGAAAAGTAGCCTGACCGTACACTGGCGCATTCACATAGGAGATAAACCATATTTCTGTtcagagtgtggaaagagttttactCAGCAGAGTCATCTCCAAAAGCACCAGCTCagtcacacaggagagaaaccgtactCTTGCTCAGAATGTGGGAAAAGCTTTACTGCACAGAGTCGCCTCAGGATacatcagcgcattcacacaggagaaaaaccATTTAACTGTTCAGAGTGTGGAAAAACGTTTAGACATAGTGGTGGGCTGAAAGCACACCAGTGCCTTCTTACAGGTGAGAAAGCATGGGGTCAACTCTCTGAGTAG
- the LOC140546883 gene encoding uncharacterized protein, whose amino-acid sequence MPERRILLKSEMASESSFSQQVSCDSPHNNTSHRLMQGRSGKSRTYDCLECGKTFTDRYNLQIHQRIHTGEKPHQCSDCGKSFTVQSSLHRHQRIHTGEKPYQCSDCGKSFHQQSHLQLHQRIHTGEKPYSCLECGESFHQQSQLQVHQRVHTGEKPPHQCSECGRRFGDRRLLQTHQRIHTGLKPYHCSVCGKSFCQQSHFQVHQRIHTGEKPYYCSECGKSFHQQTHFQVHQRVHTGEKPYLCSDCGKSFTVQSSLQKHQRLHTGEKPHQCSDCGKSFTDRRNLLTHQRVHTGEKPYCCSDCGKSFTVQSNLQTHQRIHTGEKPYSCPVCGKSFTNKGNLQVHQRIHTGEKPYHCLDCGKSFRENGTLKRHQRLHSGKKAGQEWKGSDIYTVLLESTHAELDQNLNN is encoded by the coding sequence ATGCCAGAAAGAAGAATACTGCTCAAATCTGAAATGGcatctgaaagctctttttctCAGCAAGTTTCATGTGATTCTCCCCACAACAATACATCTCACAGACTAATGCAGGGAAGGTCAGGCAAATCAAGAACATACGACTGCCTGGAGTGTGGAAAGACTTTTACCGACAGATATAACCTCCAaatacaccagcgcattcacacaggggaGAAGCCGCAtcagtgctcagactgtgggaagagttttactgTACAGAGTAGCCTCCACAGACACCAGCGCatccacacaggagagaaaccatatcagtgttcagactgtgggaagagctttCATCAACAAAGTCATCTCCAgctacaccagcgcattcacacaggagagaaaccgtattcTTGCTTGGAGTGTGGGGAGAGCTTTCACCAACAAAGTCAGCTCCAGGTCCACCAGCGCGTTCACACAGGGGAGAAACCACCACAtcagtgctcagagtgtgggaggCGTTTTGGTGACAGGCGCCTTCTccaaacacaccagcgcattcacacaggactGAAACCGTATCATTGCTCAGTTTGTGGGAAGAGTTTTTGTCAACAAAGTCACTTCCAagtacaccagcgcattcacacggGGGAGAAACCGTATTACTGCTCGGAATGTGGGAAGAGCTTTCACCAGCAAACTCATTTCCAAGTCCACCAGCgtgttcacacaggagagaaaccctacctctgctcagactgtgggaagagttttaccgTACAGAGTAGCCTCCAAAAACACCAGCGCCTTCACACCGGAGAGAAACCACATCAGTGTTCAGACTGCGGGAAGAGTTTTACTGACCGGCGTAATCTTCTGACACATCAGCgcgttcacacaggagagaaaccgtattgctgctcagactgtgggaagagttttactgTACAGAGTAATCTCCAAAcgcaccagcgcattcacaccggAGAGAAACCATATTCTTGCCCAGTATGTGGGAAGAGTTTCACTAACAAGGGAAATCTCCAAGtgcaccagcgcattcacacaggggaGAAACCGTACCATTGTTTAGACTGCGGGAAGAGTTTCAGAGAGAATGGTACCCTCAAAAGACATCAGCGCCTTCATTCAGGAAAGAAAGCTGGACAGGAGTGGAAAGGGTCTGACATCTACACTGTACTTCTTGAGTCTACACATGCAGAGCTCGATCAGAATCTAAATAACTAa